One window of the Bos mutus isolate GX-2022 chromosome X, NWIPB_WYAK_1.1, whole genome shotgun sequence genome contains the following:
- the KDM5C gene encoding lysine-specific demethylase 5C isoform X9 gives MEPGSDDFLPPPECPVFEPSWAEFRDPLGYIAKIRPIAEKSGICKIRPPADWQPPFAVEVDNFRFTPRIQRLNELEAQTRVKLNYLDQIAKFWEIQGSSLKIPNVERRILDLYSLSKIVVEEGGYEAICKDRRWARVAQRLNYPPGKNIGSLLRSHYERIVYPYEMYQSGANLVQCNTRPFDNEEKDKEYKPHSIPLRQSVQPSKFNSYGRRAKRLQPDPEPTEEDIEKNPELKKLQIYGAGPKMMGLGLMAKDKTLRKKDKEGPECPPTVVVKEESGGDMKVESTSPKTFLESKEELSHSPEPCTKMTMRLRRNHSNAQFIESYVCRMCSRGDEDDKLLLCDGCDDNYHIFCLLPPLPEIPKGVWRCPKCVMAECKRPPEAFGFEQATREYTLQSFGEMADSFKADYFNMPVHMVPTELVEKEFWRLVNSIEEDVTVEYGADIHSKEFGSGFPVSDSKRHLTPEEEEYATSGWNLNVMPVLEQSVLCHINADISGMKVPWLYVGMVFSAFCWHIEDHWSYSINYLHWGEPKTWYGVPSLAAEHLEEVMKKLTPELFDSQPDLLHQLVTLMNPNTLMSHGVPVVRTNQCAGEFVITFPRAYHSGFNQGYNFAEAVNFCTADWLPAGRQCIEHYRRLRRYCVFSHEELICKMAACPEKLDLNLAAAVHKEMFIMVQEERRLRKALLEKGITEAEREAFELLPDDERQCIKCKTTCFLSALACYDCPDGLVCLSHINDLCKCSSSRQYLRYRYTLDELPAMLHKLKVRAESFDTWANKVRVALEVEDGRKRSLEELRALESEARERRFPNSELLQRLKNCLSEAEACVSRALGLVSGQEAGPHRMAGLQMTLAELRAFLDQMNNLPCAMHQIGDVKGILEQVEAYQAEACEALASLPSSPGLLQSLLERGRQLGVEVPEAQQLQRQVEQAQWLDEVKRTLAPSARRGTLAVMRGLLVAGASVAPSPAVDKAQAELQELLTIAERWEEKAHLCLEARQKHPPATLEAIIHEAENIPVHLPNIQALKEALAKARAWIADVDEIQNGDHYPCLDDLEGLVAVGRDLPVGLEELRQLELQVLTAHSWREKASKTFLKKNSCYTLLEVLCPCADAGSDSTKRSRWMEKELGLYKSDTELLGLSAQDLRDPGSVIVAFKEGEQKEKEGILQLRRTNSTKPSPLASSTTASSATSICVCGQVPAGVGALQCDLCQDWFHGRCVSVPRLLSSPRPSPTPSPLLAWWEWDTKFLCPLCMRSRRPRLETILALLVALQRLPVRLPEGEALQCLTERAISWQGRARQALASEDVTALLGRLAELRQRLQAEPRPEEPPTYPSAPASDPLREGSGKDMPKVQGLLENGDSMTSPEKVAPGEGSDLELLSSLLPRLTGPVLELPEATRTPLEELMLEGDLLEVTLDENQSIWQLLQAGQPPDVERIRTLLELEKAERHGSRARGRALERRRRRKADRGGEGDDPAREELEPKRVRSSGPEAEEAQEEEELEEETGGEGPPPPLPTTDSPSTQENGLEPALGASSGSSGPFPTLTPRLHVPCPQQPSQQQL, from the exons gccCAGACGAGAGTGAAACTGAACTACTTGGATCAGATTGCCAAATTCTGGGAAATCCAGGGCTCTTCCTTAAAGATTCCCAATGTAGAACGGCGGATCTTGGACCTCTACAGCCTCAGCAAA ATAGTGGTGGAGGAAGGTGGCTATGAAGCCATCTGCAAGGACCGTCGATGGGCTCGGGTGGCCCAGCGCCTCAACTACCCACCAGGCAAAAACATTGGCTCCCTGCTGCGCTCCCACTATGAACGCATCGTTTACCCCTATGAGATGTACCAGTCTGGAGCCAACCTGGTG CAGTGCAACACACGTCCATTTGATAATGAGGAGAAGGACAAGGAATATAAACCTCACAGTATCCCCCTTCGACAGTCTGTGCAGCCCTCCAAGTTCAACAGCTATGGCCGGCGAGCCAAGAGACTGCAGCCTGAT CCGGAACCCACAGAAGAAGACATTGAAAAGAATCCTGAGCTAAAGAAGCTGCAGATCTATGGGGCAGGCCCCAAGATGATGGGCCTAGGCCTCATGGCCAAGGATAAGACTCTGCGGAAGAAAG ATAAGGAAGGGCCCGAGTGTCCCCCTACTGTAGTGGTGAAGGAGGAGTCAGGCGGGGACATGAAGGTGGAGTCAACCTCACCCAAGACCTTCCTGGAGAGCAAGGAGGAGCTGAGTCACAGCCCAGAGCCCTGCACCAAGATGACCATGAGGCTCAGGAGGAACCACAGCAATGCCCAGTTT ATTGAGTCATATGTGTGCCGAATGTGTTCGCGAGGGGATGAGGATGACAAGCTCCTGCTGTGTGATGGCTGTGATGACAACTACCACATCTTCTGCTTGTTGCCTCCTTTGCCTGAGATTCCCAAGGGTGTCTGGCGGTGTCCAAAGTGTGTCATGGCG GAGTGTAAGCGCCCCCCTGAAGCCTTTGGCTTTGAGCAGGCTACCCGGGAGTACACTCTGCAGAGCTTTGGCGAGATGGCTGACTCCTTTAAAGCCGATTACTTCAACATGCCCGTACAC ATGGTACCCACAGAACTTGTGGAGAAGGAATTCTGGCGGCTGGTGAATAGCATTGAGGAAGATGTAACTGTTGAGTATGGGGCTGACATCCATTCCAAAGAATTTGGTAGCGGGTTCCCCGTCAGTGACAGTAAGCGGCACCTAACCCCTGAGGAGGAG GAGTATGCTACGAGTGGTTGGAACCTGAATGTGATGCCAGTGTTGGAACAGTCTGTACTGTGCCACATCAATGCAGATATCTCTGGCATGAAGGTGCCCTGGCTCTATGTGGGCATGGTCTTCTCGGCcttttgttggcatattgaggaTCACTGGAGTTACTCCATTAACTACCTCCACTG GGGTGAGCCGAAGACCTGGTATGGGGTACCCTCCCTTGCAGCAGAACATTTGGAAGAGGTGATGAAGAAGCTGACACCTGAGCTCTTTGATAGCCAGCCTGACCTTCTGCACCAACTTGTTACCCTCATGAATCCCAACACCCTCATGTCCCATGGTGTGCCG GTTGTCCGCACAAACCAGTGTGCAGGAGAATTCGTCATTACCTTCCCTCGTGCTTACCACAGTGGCTTTAACCAAGGCTACAACTTTGCTGAGGCTGTCAACTTTTGCACTGCTGACTGG CTGCCAGCTGGGCGCCAGTGCATTGAGCACTACCGCCGACTCCGAAGATATTGTGTCTTCTCCCATGAGGAGCTCATCTGCAAGATGGCTGCTTGTCCAGAGAAGCTGGACCTGAATCTAGCAGCAGCTGTGCATAAAGAGATGTTCATCATGGTGCAGGAGGAGCGGCGTCTACGAAAGGCCCTGTTGGAGAAG GGCATCACTGAAGCTGAGCGAGAAGCTTTTGAGCTGCTCCCGGATGATGAACGCCAGTGCATCAAGTGCAAGACCACGTGCTTTCTATCAGCCCTAGCCTGCTATGACTGCCCTGATGGCCTTGTCTGCCTCTCCCACATCAATGATCTCTGCAAGTGCTCCAGTAGCCGGCAGTACTTGAG GTATCGGTACACCTTGGATGAGCTCCCTGCCATGCTCCATAAGCTGAAGGTCCGGGCTGAGTCCTTTGACACGTGGGCCAACAAAGTGCGAGTGGCCCTGGAGGTGGAGGATGGGCGGAAGCGCA GCCTTGAAGAGCTGAGGGCACTAGAGTCAGAGGCCCGTGAGCGGAGGTTTCCTAACAGTGAGCTGCTGCAGCGACTAAAGAACTGCCTGAGTGAGGCAGAGGCTTGCGTGTCCCGGGCTCTGGGGCTGGTCAGCGGCCAGGAAGCTGG CCCCCACAGGATGGCTGGTCTGCAGATGACCCTTGCTGAGCTCCGGGCCTTTCTGGACCAGATGAACAACTTGCCTTGTGCCATGCACCAGATTGGGGATGTCAAG GGTATTCTGGAACAGGTGGAAGCCTACCAAGCTGAGGCCTGTGAGGCTCTGGCCTCATTGCCGTCCAGTCCAGGGCTCCTGCAGTCCCTGCTGGAGAGAGGGCGGCAGCTTGGAGTGGAGGTACCTGAAGCCCAGCAGCTCCAGCGGCAGGTGGAACAGGCACAATGGCTGGATGAGGTTAAACGCACACTGGCCCCGTCAGCCCGAAGAGGCACCCTGGCTGTCATGCGGGGACTGTTGGTAGCAGGTGCCAGTGTGGCCCCTAGCCCTGCTGTGGACAAGGCCCAAGCCGAACTGCAGGAGCTACTGACCATTGCCGAACGCTGGGAGGAGAAGGCCCACCTCTGCCTGGAGGCCAG GCAGAAGCATCCACCAGCCACGCTTGAGGCCATAATTCATGAGGCAGAAAACATCCCTGTTCACCTGCCCAACATCCAGGCTCTCAAGGAGGCTCTTGCTAAGGCCCGGGCTTGGATTGCTGATGTGGACGAGATCCAA AATGGTGATCACTACCCCTGCCTGGATGACTTGGAGGGTCTGGTGGCTGTGGGCCGGGACCTACCTGTGGGGTTGGAGGAACTGAGACAGCTAGAGCTGCAGGTACTGACAGCGCACTCCTGGAGGGAGAAGGCCTCCAAGACCTTCCTCAAGAAGAATTCTTGCTACACTCTGCTGGAG gTGCTCTGCCCGTGTGCAGACGCCGGCTCAGACAGCACCAAGCGCAGCCGTTGGATGGAGAAGGAGCTGGGGTTGTACAAATCTGACACAGAGCTGCTGGGGCTATCTGCGCAGGAcctcagggacccaggctctGTG ATCGTGGCCTTCAAGGAGGGggaacagaaagagaaggagggaatCCTGCAGCTACGTCGCACCAACTCCACCAAACCCAGTCCACTGGCATCATCGACCACAGCTTCCTCTGCAACctccatctgtgtgtgtgggCAGGTGCCAGCCGGGGTGGGAGCTCTGCAGTGTGACCTGTGTCAGGACTGGTTCCATGGGCGATGTGTGTCGGTACCCCGCCTCCTCAGTTCCCCAAGGCCCagtcccaccccatccccactgcTGGCCTGGTGGGAGTGGGACACCAAATTCTTGTGTCCGCTGTGCATGCGCTCACGGCGCCCACGCCTGGAGACCATCTTGGCACTGCTGGTAGCGCTGCAGAGACTGCCTGTGCGGCTGCCTGAGGGTGAGGCCCTACAGTGCCTCACAGAGAGGGCCATCAGCTGGCAAGGCCGTGCAAGGCAGGCTCTGGCCTCTGAGGATGTGACTGCTCTGTTGGGACGGCTGGCTGAGCTTCGCCAGCGGCTGCAGGCTGAACCCAGGCCCGAGGAGCCCCCTACCTACCCTTCAGCCCCCGCCTCTGACcctctcagagaaggcagtggcaaggATATGCCTAAG GTGCAGGGGTTGCTAGAGAATGGAGACAGCATGACCAGTCCTGAGAAGGTAGCCCCGGGGGAGGGCTCAG ACCTGGAGCTGCTGTCCTCGCTGTTGCCACGGTTGACTGGCCCTGTGTTGGAGCTGCCTGAGGCAACCCGGACCCCCCTAGAGGAGCTCATGTTGGAGGGGGACTTGCTTGAGGTGACCCTGGATGAGAACCAGAGCATCTGGCAGCTGCTGCAGGCTGGGCAGCCTCCAGATGTGGAGCGGATCCGCACACTTCTGGAG ctggagaaggctgagcgccatgGGAGCCGAGCACGGGGCCGGGCACTggagaggcggcggcggcggaaaGCAGAtcggggtggggagggtgatGACCCAGCCCGAGAGGAGCTAGAGCCAAAGAGGGTACGGAGCTCAGGGCCAGAGGCCGaggaggcccaggaggaggaggagctggaggaggagactGGGGGTGAgggtccacccccacccctgcccaccacTGACAGCCCCAGCACCCAGGAGAATGGCTTGGAGCCTGCACTAGGGGCCAGTTCAGGCTCCTCGGGCCCTTTCCCCACTTTGACTCCCCGGCTGCATGTGCCCTGCCCACAGCAGCCGTCTCAGCAACAGTTGTGA
- the KDM5C gene encoding lysine-specific demethylase 5C isoform X1, with amino-acid sequence MEPGSDDFLPPPECPVFEPSWAEFRDPLGYIAKIRPIAEKSGICKIRPPADWQPPFAVEVDNFRFTPRIQRLNELELNMSSSIQFIYSPVLPTFLPWCLVRWKVRWMGRNNKRTGLCGSWNGYKLGQKAQTRVKLNYLDQIAKFWEIQGSSLKIPNVERRILDLYSLSKIVVEEGGYEAICKDRRWARVAQRLNYPPGKNIGSLLRSHYERIVYPYEMYQSGANLVQCNTRPFDNEEKDKEYKPHSIPLRQSVQPSKFNSYGRRAKRLQPDPEPTEEDIEKNPELKKLQIYGAGPKMMGLGLMAKDKTLRKKDKEGPECPPTVVVKEESGGDMKVESTSPKTFLESKEELSHSPEPCTKMTMRLRRNHSNAQFIESYVCRMCSRGDEDDKLLLCDGCDDNYHIFCLLPPLPEIPKGVWRCPKCVMAECKRPPEAFGFEQATREYTLQSFGEMADSFKADYFNMPVHMVPTELVEKEFWRLVNSIEEDVTVEYGADIHSKEFGSGFPVSDSKRHLTPEEEEYATSGWNLNVMPVLEQSVLCHINADISGMKVPWLYVGMVFSAFCWHIEDHWSYSINYLHWGEPKTWYGVPSLAAEHLEEVMKKLTPELFDSQPDLLHQLVTLMNPNTLMSHGVPVVRTNQCAGEFVITFPRAYHSGFNQGYNFAEAVNFCTADWLPAGRQCIEHYRRLRRYCVFSHEELICKMAACPEKLDLNLAAAVHKEMFIMVQEERRLRKALLEKGITEAEREAFELLPDDERQCIKCKTTCFLSALACYDCPDGLVCLSHINDLCKCSSSRQYLRYRYTLDELPAMLHKLKVRAESFDTWANKVRVALEVEDGRKRSLEELRALESEARERRFPNSELLQRLKNCLSEAEACVSRALGLVSGQEAGPHRMAGLQMTLAELRAFLDQMNNLPCAMHQIGDVKGILEQVEAYQAEACEALASLPSSPGLLQSLLERGRQLGVEVPEAQQLQRQVEQAQWLDEVKRTLAPSARRGTLAVMRGLLVAGASVAPSPAVDKAQAELQELLTIAERWEEKAHLCLEARQKHPPATLEAIIHEAENIPVHLPNIQALKEALAKARAWIADVDEIQNGDHYPCLDDLEGLVAVGRDLPVGLEELRQLELQVLTAHSWREKASKTFLKKNSCYTLLEVLCPCADAGSDSTKRSRWMEKELGLYKSDTELLGLSAQDLRDPGSVIVAFKEGEQKEKEGILQLRRTNSTKPSPLASSTTASSATSICVCGQVPAGVGALQCDLCQDWFHGRCVSVPRLLSSPRPSPTPSPLLAWWEWDTKFLCPLCMRSRRPRLETILALLVALQRLPVRLPEGEALQCLTERAISWQGRARQALASEDVTALLGRLAELRQRLQAEPRPEEPPTYPSAPASDPLREGSGKDMPKVQGLLENGDSMTSPEKVAPGEGSGKRDLELLSSLLPRLTGPVLELPEATRTPLEELMLEGDLLEVTLDENQSIWQLLQAGQPPDVERIRTLLELEKAERHGSRARGRALERRRRRKADRGGEGDDPAREELEPKRVRSSGPEAEEAQEEEELEEETGGEGPPPPLPTTDSPSTQENGLEPALGASSGSSGPFPTLTPRLHVPCPQQPSQQQL; translated from the exons gccCAGACGAGAGTGAAACTGAACTACTTGGATCAGATTGCCAAATTCTGGGAAATCCAGGGCTCTTCCTTAAAGATTCCCAATGTAGAACGGCGGATCTTGGACCTCTACAGCCTCAGCAAA ATAGTGGTGGAGGAAGGTGGCTATGAAGCCATCTGCAAGGACCGTCGATGGGCTCGGGTGGCCCAGCGCCTCAACTACCCACCAGGCAAAAACATTGGCTCCCTGCTGCGCTCCCACTATGAACGCATCGTTTACCCCTATGAGATGTACCAGTCTGGAGCCAACCTGGTG CAGTGCAACACACGTCCATTTGATAATGAGGAGAAGGACAAGGAATATAAACCTCACAGTATCCCCCTTCGACAGTCTGTGCAGCCCTCCAAGTTCAACAGCTATGGCCGGCGAGCCAAGAGACTGCAGCCTGAT CCGGAACCCACAGAAGAAGACATTGAAAAGAATCCTGAGCTAAAGAAGCTGCAGATCTATGGGGCAGGCCCCAAGATGATGGGCCTAGGCCTCATGGCCAAGGATAAGACTCTGCGGAAGAAAG ATAAGGAAGGGCCCGAGTGTCCCCCTACTGTAGTGGTGAAGGAGGAGTCAGGCGGGGACATGAAGGTGGAGTCAACCTCACCCAAGACCTTCCTGGAGAGCAAGGAGGAGCTGAGTCACAGCCCAGAGCCCTGCACCAAGATGACCATGAGGCTCAGGAGGAACCACAGCAATGCCCAGTTT ATTGAGTCATATGTGTGCCGAATGTGTTCGCGAGGGGATGAGGATGACAAGCTCCTGCTGTGTGATGGCTGTGATGACAACTACCACATCTTCTGCTTGTTGCCTCCTTTGCCTGAGATTCCCAAGGGTGTCTGGCGGTGTCCAAAGTGTGTCATGGCG GAGTGTAAGCGCCCCCCTGAAGCCTTTGGCTTTGAGCAGGCTACCCGGGAGTACACTCTGCAGAGCTTTGGCGAGATGGCTGACTCCTTTAAAGCCGATTACTTCAACATGCCCGTACAC ATGGTACCCACAGAACTTGTGGAGAAGGAATTCTGGCGGCTGGTGAATAGCATTGAGGAAGATGTAACTGTTGAGTATGGGGCTGACATCCATTCCAAAGAATTTGGTAGCGGGTTCCCCGTCAGTGACAGTAAGCGGCACCTAACCCCTGAGGAGGAG GAGTATGCTACGAGTGGTTGGAACCTGAATGTGATGCCAGTGTTGGAACAGTCTGTACTGTGCCACATCAATGCAGATATCTCTGGCATGAAGGTGCCCTGGCTCTATGTGGGCATGGTCTTCTCGGCcttttgttggcatattgaggaTCACTGGAGTTACTCCATTAACTACCTCCACTG GGGTGAGCCGAAGACCTGGTATGGGGTACCCTCCCTTGCAGCAGAACATTTGGAAGAGGTGATGAAGAAGCTGACACCTGAGCTCTTTGATAGCCAGCCTGACCTTCTGCACCAACTTGTTACCCTCATGAATCCCAACACCCTCATGTCCCATGGTGTGCCG GTTGTCCGCACAAACCAGTGTGCAGGAGAATTCGTCATTACCTTCCCTCGTGCTTACCACAGTGGCTTTAACCAAGGCTACAACTTTGCTGAGGCTGTCAACTTTTGCACTGCTGACTGG CTGCCAGCTGGGCGCCAGTGCATTGAGCACTACCGCCGACTCCGAAGATATTGTGTCTTCTCCCATGAGGAGCTCATCTGCAAGATGGCTGCTTGTCCAGAGAAGCTGGACCTGAATCTAGCAGCAGCTGTGCATAAAGAGATGTTCATCATGGTGCAGGAGGAGCGGCGTCTACGAAAGGCCCTGTTGGAGAAG GGCATCACTGAAGCTGAGCGAGAAGCTTTTGAGCTGCTCCCGGATGATGAACGCCAGTGCATCAAGTGCAAGACCACGTGCTTTCTATCAGCCCTAGCCTGCTATGACTGCCCTGATGGCCTTGTCTGCCTCTCCCACATCAATGATCTCTGCAAGTGCTCCAGTAGCCGGCAGTACTTGAG GTATCGGTACACCTTGGATGAGCTCCCTGCCATGCTCCATAAGCTGAAGGTCCGGGCTGAGTCCTTTGACACGTGGGCCAACAAAGTGCGAGTGGCCCTGGAGGTGGAGGATGGGCGGAAGCGCA GCCTTGAAGAGCTGAGGGCACTAGAGTCAGAGGCCCGTGAGCGGAGGTTTCCTAACAGTGAGCTGCTGCAGCGACTAAAGAACTGCCTGAGTGAGGCAGAGGCTTGCGTGTCCCGGGCTCTGGGGCTGGTCAGCGGCCAGGAAGCTGG CCCCCACAGGATGGCTGGTCTGCAGATGACCCTTGCTGAGCTCCGGGCCTTTCTGGACCAGATGAACAACTTGCCTTGTGCCATGCACCAGATTGGGGATGTCAAG GGTATTCTGGAACAGGTGGAAGCCTACCAAGCTGAGGCCTGTGAGGCTCTGGCCTCATTGCCGTCCAGTCCAGGGCTCCTGCAGTCCCTGCTGGAGAGAGGGCGGCAGCTTGGAGTGGAGGTACCTGAAGCCCAGCAGCTCCAGCGGCAGGTGGAACAGGCACAATGGCTGGATGAGGTTAAACGCACACTGGCCCCGTCAGCCCGAAGAGGCACCCTGGCTGTCATGCGGGGACTGTTGGTAGCAGGTGCCAGTGTGGCCCCTAGCCCTGCTGTGGACAAGGCCCAAGCCGAACTGCAGGAGCTACTGACCATTGCCGAACGCTGGGAGGAGAAGGCCCACCTCTGCCTGGAGGCCAG GCAGAAGCATCCACCAGCCACGCTTGAGGCCATAATTCATGAGGCAGAAAACATCCCTGTTCACCTGCCCAACATCCAGGCTCTCAAGGAGGCTCTTGCTAAGGCCCGGGCTTGGATTGCTGATGTGGACGAGATCCAA AATGGTGATCACTACCCCTGCCTGGATGACTTGGAGGGTCTGGTGGCTGTGGGCCGGGACCTACCTGTGGGGTTGGAGGAACTGAGACAGCTAGAGCTGCAGGTACTGACAGCGCACTCCTGGAGGGAGAAGGCCTCCAAGACCTTCCTCAAGAAGAATTCTTGCTACACTCTGCTGGAG gTGCTCTGCCCGTGTGCAGACGCCGGCTCAGACAGCACCAAGCGCAGCCGTTGGATGGAGAAGGAGCTGGGGTTGTACAAATCTGACACAGAGCTGCTGGGGCTATCTGCGCAGGAcctcagggacccaggctctGTG ATCGTGGCCTTCAAGGAGGGggaacagaaagagaaggagggaatCCTGCAGCTACGTCGCACCAACTCCACCAAACCCAGTCCACTGGCATCATCGACCACAGCTTCCTCTGCAACctccatctgtgtgtgtgggCAGGTGCCAGCCGGGGTGGGAGCTCTGCAGTGTGACCTGTGTCAGGACTGGTTCCATGGGCGATGTGTGTCGGTACCCCGCCTCCTCAGTTCCCCAAGGCCCagtcccaccccatccccactgcTGGCCTGGTGGGAGTGGGACACCAAATTCTTGTGTCCGCTGTGCATGCGCTCACGGCGCCCACGCCTGGAGACCATCTTGGCACTGCTGGTAGCGCTGCAGAGACTGCCTGTGCGGCTGCCTGAGGGTGAGGCCCTACAGTGCCTCACAGAGAGGGCCATCAGCTGGCAAGGCCGTGCAAGGCAGGCTCTGGCCTCTGAGGATGTGACTGCTCTGTTGGGACGGCTGGCTGAGCTTCGCCAGCGGCTGCAGGCTGAACCCAGGCCCGAGGAGCCCCCTACCTACCCTTCAGCCCCCGCCTCTGACcctctcagagaaggcagtggcaaggATATGCCTAAG GTGCAGGGGTTGCTAGAGAATGGAGACAGCATGACCAGTCCTGAGAAGGTAGCCCCGGGGGAGGGCTCAGGTAAGAGAG ACCTGGAGCTGCTGTCCTCGCTGTTGCCACGGTTGACTGGCCCTGTGTTGGAGCTGCCTGAGGCAACCCGGACCCCCCTAGAGGAGCTCATGTTGGAGGGGGACTTGCTTGAGGTGACCCTGGATGAGAACCAGAGCATCTGGCAGCTGCTGCAGGCTGGGCAGCCTCCAGATGTGGAGCGGATCCGCACACTTCTGGAG ctggagaaggctgagcgccatgGGAGCCGAGCACGGGGCCGGGCACTggagaggcggcggcggcggaaaGCAGAtcggggtggggagggtgatGACCCAGCCCGAGAGGAGCTAGAGCCAAAGAGGGTACGGAGCTCAGGGCCAGAGGCCGaggaggcccaggaggaggaggagctggaggaggagactGGGGGTGAgggtccacccccacccctgcccaccacTGACAGCCCCAGCACCCAGGAGAATGGCTTGGAGCCTGCACTAGGGGCCAGTTCAGGCTCCTCGGGCCCTTTCCCCACTTTGACTCCCCGGCTGCATGTGCCCTGCCCACAGCAGCCGTCTCAGCAACAGTTGTGA